A region of Campylobacter sp. MG1 DNA encodes the following proteins:
- the thiM gene encoding hydroxyethylthiazole kinase: MYQNIMQKTRNHKTLVESITNYVTINDSANAILAVGGSPIMGDFYEEVGEIVTISNAVLLNIGQLNDNLIKAHKNAALKANELNIPIVFDPVAAGVSNARNNLCKYLIQNIKFCVIKGNASEINYLVNKTLNTSGCDSSDEINQNDLEKYIDFAKKHKTILVITGKNDFIINETNVFMLSNGSAMQTKITGAGCMLGNILAVFVGANDDKLNAVITGISAFNISAEIAETKANGTMSFKMHLIDELSKIDGITIKERIKIEKLR; this comes from the coding sequence ATGTATCAAAACATTATGCAAAAAACAAGAAATCATAAAACTTTAGTAGAAAGTATTACAAATTATGTAACGATAAATGACTCAGCTAACGCTATTTTAGCTGTTGGTGGCTCACCTATTATGGGAGATTTTTATGAAGAAGTTGGCGAAATTGTTACAATTAGTAATGCGGTTTTGCTAAATATCGGGCAGTTAAACGACAATCTAATAAAAGCCCATAAAAACGCAGCCTTAAAGGCAAATGAATTAAATATTCCTATTGTTTTTGACCCCGTTGCAGCAGGAGTTAGTAATGCAAGAAATAATTTATGTAAATATTTAATACAAAATATAAAGTTTTGTGTAATTAAAGGCAATGCAAGCGAGATAAATTATCTAGTAAATAAGACATTAAATACAAGTGGCTGTGATAGTAGTGATGAAATAAATCAAAATGATTTAGAAAAATACATTGATTTTGCTAAAAAACATAAAACTATTTTGGTAATCACAGGTAAAAATGATTTTATCATCAATGAAACAAATGTTTTTATGCTAAGCAATGGTTCGGCAATGCAGACAAAAATCACAGGTGCAGGTTGTATGCTAGGCAATATCTTAGCCGTTTTTGTAGGGGCAAATGATGATAAATTAAATGCCGTAATCACAGGCATAAGTGCATTTAACATAAGTGCTGAAATAGCCGAAACTAAAGCAAATGGCACTATGTCGTTTAAAATGCACTTAATTGATGAGTTAAGCAAAATTGATGGAATTACCATAAAAGAAAGGATAAAAATTGAAAAACTTAGATGA
- a CDS encoding cytosine permease has translation MGNFFLWLGASISLAEIEAGSLFSGLILSDSLFAIFFGHFLGGILFFAMMYISTKLKCNAMGSLKYFYSQNGKIFFSFCNFLALICWSAVMIMSAAILLNGLYPNTNFNLVAILLSSLLIIWLFLKQNLLMLINNFIVCILFLIVIYIFYNLINLNLNQIEVNKINLINAIELSIAMPISWLALVGDYTKYFKNPIKDSLVASVAYFLGSSLMYIIGYLTMKYYNDLSSFLITLKLSMLIIFLIIFSTITTTYLDIFSANESIKNINNKFGNKITILLIIFIALLIAIFIPFSLYENFLYTLSSVFLPMASVMVCVYCFKLKNSAKLNFLIWFIGFLIYQILIYFDFLASILTFLIILILTLGGEYVSKHYAKNKKS, from the coding sequence ATGGGTAATTTTTTCTTGTGGCTTGGAGCTAGTATTTCGCTAGCTGAAATTGAAGCCGGTAGTTTATTTTCAGGTCTTATTTTAAGTGATTCTTTATTTGCTATATTTTTTGGACATTTTTTAGGTGGAATTTTATTTTTTGCTATGATGTATATTAGCACTAAACTAAAATGCAATGCTATGGGTAGTCTTAAATATTTTTACTCACAAAATGGCAAAATATTCTTTTCATTTTGCAATTTTCTAGCTTTAATTTGCTGGAGTGCAGTTATGATTATGAGTGCAGCAATACTACTAAATGGACTATATCCAAATACAAATTTTAACTTAGTAGCAATTTTATTATCATCACTTTTAATAATATGGCTATTCTTAAAACAAAATTTATTAATGTTAATAAATAATTTTATAGTTTGCATACTTTTTTTGATAGTAATTTATATTTTTTATAACTTAATTAATCTTAATTTAAACCAAATAGAAGTTAATAAAATAAACTTGATAAATGCTATTGAACTAAGTATTGCTATGCCAATTTCTTGGCTTGCATTAGTTGGTGATTATACAAAATATTTTAAAAATCCAATAAAAGATAGTTTAGTAGCTTCAGTCGCGTATTTTCTAGGAAGTTCACTTATGTATATAATTGGATATTTAACTATGAAATACTATAACGACCTTTCTAGTTTTTTAATCACTTTAAAATTATCAATGTTAATAATATTTTTGATTATTTTTTCAACAATAACAACAACATATTTAGACATTTTTTCAGCTAATGAAAGTATTAAAAATATAAATAATAAATTTGGTAATAAAATTACAATTTTATTAATAATATTTATTGCTTTATTAATAGCTATTTTTATACCTTTTTCTTTATATGAAAATTTTTTATATACATTAAGTTCAGTATTTTTACCTATGGCATCGGTTATGGTATGTGTATATTGTTTTAAACTAAAAAATTCAGCTAAATTAAATTTTTTAATTTGGTTTATTGGATTTTTAATTTATCAAATACTGATTTATTTTGATTTTTTAGCATCAATTTTAACTTTTTTAATCATTTTAATTTTAACCTTAGGAGGAGAATATGTATCAAAACATTATGCAAAAAACAAGAAATCATAA
- a CDS encoding glycosyltransferase family 25 protein codes for MVGGGNNEFVKFKKYYENSLFTYILGRALTDCERACFASHFLLWQKCIEENEPIIVLEDDLKFSDEFNENTLNLILNSKYDYVRLYKLFDKKIYKINNNFYKTYKKLSGAQAYLLKPNAAKKFIKYARYWVYPVDDYMDTFGLHGVLTILYQPLLVSENYSESTILHKDYNVLVVKKITREIFKSLIFIRTLFFRLFYKY; via the coding sequence ATGGTCGGGGGGGGTAATAACGAGTTTGTAAAATTTAAAAAATACTACGAAAACTCTTTATTTACTTATATTTTAGGTAGAGCATTAACTGATTGTGAAAGAGCATGCTTTGCATCACATTTTTTGTTATGGCAAAAATGTATAGAAGAAAATGAGCCTATTATTGTATTAGAAGATGATTTAAAATTCAGTGATGAATTTAATGAAAATACATTAAATTTAATTTTAAATTCAAAATATGATTATGTAAGATTATATAAATTATTTGATAAAAAAATATATAAAATTAATAATAATTTTTATAAAACATATAAAAAATTAAGTGGAGCCCAAGCATATTTATTAAAACCTAATGCTGCTAAGAAATTTATAAAATATGCTAGATATTGGGTTTATCCTGTAGATGATTATATGGATACTTTCGGTTTACACGGTGTTTTAACTATACTTTATCAGCCATTATTAGTGAGTGAAAATTATAGCGAAAGTACGATTTTACATAAGGATTATAATGTTCTTGTAGTTAAAAAAATCACAAGAGAAATTTTTAAATCTTTAATTTTTATCCGTACTTTATTTTTTAGATTATTTTATAAATATTAA
- a CDS encoding glycosyltransferase family 25 protein gives MNIYVINLKTSVDRFEKMNKEIEKLPQNMKDKFIFFNAIDGRGG, from the coding sequence ATGAATATTTATGTTATAAATTTAAAAACTTCCGTAGATAGATTTGAAAAAATGAATAAAGAGATAGAAAAATTACCACAAAATATGAAAGATAAATTCATATTTTTTAATGCCATTGATGGTCGGGGGGGGTAA
- the nusB gene encoding transcription antitermination factor NusB — protein MATRHQARKTVVSLLYSFDYVQNSEHVNDYLEEHKIRNAIREWALELFNGVQANLLKIDECLKGILESNEVSNLGGMEKAILRLGVYELLFTKTDKAVVINEAIELAKEYASDNAPKLINGVLDKVRN, from the coding sequence ATGGCAACTAGACATCAAGCTAGAAAAACGGTTGTAAGTTTATTGTATTCATTTGATTATGTTCAAAATAGTGAGCATGTAAATGATTATTTAGAAGAGCATAAAATAAGAAATGCTATTCGTGAATGGGCTTTAGAATTATTTAACGGCGTTCAAGCAAATCTATTAAAAATAGATGAGTGTTTAAAAGGTATTTTAGAAAGCAATGAAGTTAGTAATTTAGGTGGTATGGAAAAAGCTATTTTAAGACTTGGTGTTTATGAATTGCTTTTTACAAAAACAGATAAAGCTGTTGTTATAAATGAAGCTATTGAACTAGCTAAAGAATATGCAAGTGATAATGCACCTAAGCTTATTAATGGTGTATTAGATAAAGTTAGAAATTAG
- the ribH gene encoding 6,7-dimethyl-8-ribityllumazine synthase, which yields MNIIEGQLKLNGNEKFAIINARFNSFITDKLVEGAKDAFVRFGGNEKNLDLILVPGAFELPYALKQAVKKNYDGIVVLGAVIRGDTPHFDYVSAECTKGVAAITLANDTPISFGVLTTNTTEQAMDRAGIKSGNKGYEAMVTTIEMLNLQRVQNGN from the coding sequence ATGAATATTATTGAAGGACAATTAAAATTAAATGGTAATGAGAAATTTGCCATAATAAACGCTAGATTTAATAGTTTTATAACTGATAAATTAGTTGAAGGTGCTAAAGATGCTTTTGTTCGTTTTGGTGGAAATGAAAAGAATTTAGATTTAATTTTAGTTCCTGGTGCTTTTGAATTACCTTATGCTTTAAAACAAGCAGTGAAGAAAAATTATGATGGAATAGTGGTTTTAGGTGCTGTTATTCGTGGAGATACCCCACATTTTGATTATGTATCAGCAGAATGCACTAAGGGTGTTGCAGCTATAACTTTAGCAAATGATACTCCAATTAGTTTTGGTGTTCTTACAACAAACACTACAGAGCAAGCTATGGATAGAGCAGGAATTAAAAGTGGCAATAAAGGTTATGAAGCTATGGTAACTACTATTGAAATGCTAAATTTACAAAGAGTTCAAAATGGCAACTAG
- the kdsA gene encoding 3-deoxy-8-phosphooctulonate synthase, whose protein sequence is MRKIILFAGPCVIESPEIVTEVAKRLEKIAKHPQIDFYFKSSFDKANRTSLDSFRGPGLEKGLQILADIKSKFGYKIITDIHESYQAEIAAQVVDTLQIPAFLCRQTDLLVAAAKTKAIINIKKGQFLNPSDMKYSVAKVAQTRGYDYKTNDESFFACSDIGELSFKDLKDEDFSKAHQMAREAGVLAVERGTSLGYGNLVVDMRSLKIMRNFAPVIFDATHSVQMPGAAGGKSGGDSSFVLPLARAAAGVGVDGFFFETHFNPCEALCDGPNMVATSKLEEKINLLLKILNKE, encoded by the coding sequence ATGAGAAAAATTATATTATTTGCAGGACCTTGCGTTATAGAAAGTCCTGAAATTGTTACAGAAGTTGCAAAAAGATTGGAAAAAATTGCAAAACATCCACAAATTGATTTTTATTTTAAATCAAGTTTTGATAAAGCAAATCGCACAAGTTTAGATAGTTTTAGAGGACCTGGACTTGAAAAAGGTTTGCAGATTTTAGCTGATATAAAATCTAAATTTGGATATAAAATAATTACAGATATTCACGAGAGTTATCAAGCTGAAATTGCAGCTCAAGTTGTTGATACTCTTCAAATTCCAGCTTTTTTATGCAGACAAACTGATTTATTAGTTGCAGCCGCTAAGACTAAAGCTATTATAAATATTAAAAAAGGTCAATTTTTAAATCCAAGTGATATGAAATATAGCGTAGCAAAAGTAGCACAGACTAGAGGGTATGATTATAAAACTAATGATGAAAGTTTTTTTGCTTGCTCTGATATTGGAGAATTATCATTTAAAGATTTAAAAGATGAAGATTTTTCAAAAGCTCATCAAATGGCAAGAGAAGCCGGTGTTTTAGCGGTTGAGCGTGGAACTAGTCTTGGATATGGGAATTTAGTTGTTGATATGAGATCTCTTAAAATTATGAGAAATTTCGCACCTGTTATATTTGATGCTACACATAGCGTTCAAATGCCTGGAGCAGCAGGTGGTAAGAGTGGTGGAGATAGTTCTTTTGTATTGCCTTTAGCAAGAGCTGCTGCTGGAGTTGGTGTTGATGGATTTTTCTTTGAAACACATTTTAATCCGTGTGAAGCTTTATGCGATGGACCTAATATGGTAGCTACTAGCAAATTAGAAGAGAAAATTAATTTATTATTGAAAATATTAAATAAGGAATAA
- a CDS encoding DMT family transporter: MDKLRYLIRKNLGIYFMVIASFAFALMGCCAKLLSDELPSVEVMFFRNFISLIFISYLIYKIPYKKHGGKFLLLAFRGFAGTISLYAFFYNVSNISLGGAFAFQKTNPLFVTLIAFLFLHEKISLKGIFCLILAFTGVLLIVQPFAPEHLHTGFDLKNSLLGIASGFCAALALTSARELGKFYNVEIIALSFFAMGVILPTLSMFCANFLSAENLNKYDYLFSHFVVPSGFFTWFLIIAIGALSCFYQMQVTKAYKATKKAGVVAGVSYLDVVFTLFLGLFLGDDLPSFVVLTGIICVLIGGIGISLSKDNKK, translated from the coding sequence ATGGATAAATTAAGATACTTAATTAGGAAAAATTTAGGAATTTATTTTATGGTTATTGCTAGTTTTGCATTTGCACTCATGGGGTGCTGTGCAAAACTACTTTCTGATGAGCTTCCTAGTGTAGAGGTAATGTTTTTTAGAAATTTTATAAGTTTGATTTTTATATCTTATTTGATTTATAAAATTCCTTATAAAAAACATGGTGGTAAATTTTTATTACTTGCTTTTAGGGGATTTGCAGGTACTATATCCCTATATGCATTTTTTTATAATGTATCTAATATATCTCTTGGTGGAGCATTTGCATTTCAAAAAACAAATCCATTATTTGTAACATTAATAGCATTTTTATTTTTGCATGAAAAAATAAGTTTAAAAGGTATTTTTTGCTTAATTTTAGCATTTACTGGAGTTTTATTAATAGTTCAACCATTTGCACCAGAACATTTACATACTGGTTTTGATTTAAAAAATTCATTACTAGGTATAGCAAGTGGATTTTGTGCAGCACTAGCACTTACTAGTGCTAGAGAATTGGGTAAATTTTACAATGTTGAAATAATAGCGCTTAGTTTTTTTGCAATGGGAGTAATTTTACCAACTTTATCAATGTTTTGCGCTAATTTTTTAAGTGCTGAAAATTTAAATAAATATGATTATCTTTTTTCACATTTTGTAGTGCCTAGTGGATTTTTTACTTGGTTTTTAATAATAGCTATAGGAGCTTTATCGTGTTTTTATCAAATGCAAGTTACAAAGGCTTATAAAGCAACGAAAAAAGCTGGAGTTGTAGCAGGTGTAAGTTATCTTGATGTTGTTTTTACGCTTTTTTTAGGATTGTTTTTGGGTGATGATTTACCAAGTTTTGTAGTTTTAACAGGTATAATCTGCGTTTTAATAGGTGGTATAGGAATAAGTTTAAGTAAGGATAATAAAAAATGA
- a CDS encoding lactate permease LctP family transporter has translation MEFTPNFNPLGNIWLSALVAFLPILCFFLCLVVFKTKGYVAGFLTVVTAILVAVFAYKMPLNAAFASIIVGFTTGIWPIAWIIIAAIFLYKLSIKSGQFEVIKQSIMTITPDHRIQVIIIGFCFGAFLEGAIGFGGPVAITAALLVGLGLRPLQAAGYCMIANTAPVAFGAIGIPIIAMAQAVGVEQHEVAAMVGRILPPFSFCIPFFIVFLMDGIKGIKETFPIVFVASISFAIAQFLSANFLGAELPDIISAIVSLVATAVAAKTFKIKNIVRFDDKKDFSDVKTLGIGEIIYAWSPFLLLIVFVVVWTQPWFKSLFGTDAALAFTNLKLSFASLGDLAVIKPSLVEGGKAGTQPLGLGISLINTPGTAILFAAIASIYILKVKASDAKVCFNDTLREMAFPILTIGLVVGFAKITDYSGASGTLGIALSQTGGAFTFFSPIIGWIGVFLTGSDTSANLLFGSLQQVTAHQLGFHDTLFLAANSAGGVVGKMISPQSIAVACAAVGLVGRESELFKYTIKYSIAMIIIIGIWVSVIAYFMPGIIPPSIPVK, from the coding sequence ATGGAATTTACACCTAATTTTAACCCACTTGGCAACATTTGGTTAAGTGCATTAGTAGCGTTTTTACCTATACTTTGCTTTTTTCTTTGCCTAGTGGTTTTTAAGACAAAAGGTTATGTGGCAGGTTTTTTAACCGTTGTTACAGCCATTCTCGTTGCAGTTTTTGCTTATAAAATGCCGTTAAATGCTGCATTTGCTAGTATTATAGTAGGTTTTACTACTGGTATTTGGCCTATTGCTTGGATTATAATAGCAGCTATTTTTCTTTATAAGCTTTCAATTAAATCAGGTCAATTTGAAGTAATTAAACAAAGTATTATGACAATTACGCCTGATCATCGTATTCAAGTAATCATCATTGGATTTTGTTTTGGAGCATTCTTAGAAGGTGCTATTGGATTTGGTGGCCCTGTTGCAATTACTGCTGCTTTACTCGTTGGTTTAGGTCTTAGACCACTACAAGCAGCTGGATATTGTATGATAGCAAACACAGCTCCTGTTGCATTTGGTGCTATTGGTATTCCAATTATTGCTATGGCACAAGCTGTTGGGGTAGAACAACATGAAGTTGCTGCTATGGTTGGTAGAATTTTACCTCCGTTTAGTTTTTGTATTCCATTTTTTATAGTATTTTTGATGGATGGTATAAAAGGTATTAAAGAAACTTTCCCTATTGTATTTGTTGCATCTATTTCTTTTGCTATAGCACAATTTTTATCAGCAAACTTCTTAGGTGCTGAATTACCTGATATTATTTCAGCTATTGTTTCTTTGGTAGCTACTGCTGTTGCTGCAAAAACATTTAAGATTAAAAATATTGTAAGATTTGATGATAAAAAAGATTTTAGTGATGTAAAAACTTTAGGCATTGGAGAAATTATTTATGCTTGGTCACCTTTCTTATTATTAATCGTTTTTGTTGTTGTTTGGACTCAACCTTGGTTTAAATCATTATTTGGAACTGACGCAGCTTTAGCATTTACAAATCTTAAATTATCATTTGCTAGTTTAGGTGATTTAGCAGTTATTAAACCATCACTTGTAGAAGGAGGAAAAGCAGGAACTCAACCATTAGGATTAGGAATTTCTTTAATTAATACTCCAGGAACAGCTATTTTATTTGCTGCGATTGCAAGTATATATATTTTAAAAGTAAAAGCTAGTGATGCTAAAGTATGCTTTAATGATACTTTAAGAGAAATGGCGTTTCCTATTTTAACTATTGGTTTAGTTGTTGGTTTTGCAAAAATTACTGATTACAGTGGAGCTAGTGGAACATTAGGAATTGCATTATCACAAACTGGTGGAGCATTTACATTCTTCTCTCCTATTATAGGTTGGATTGGAGTGTTCTTAACAGGTTCTGATACAAGTGCAAACCTTTTATTTGGTTCTTTACAACAAGTTACAGCTCATCAATTAGGATTTCATGACACATTATTCTTAGCTGCAAATAGTGCAGGTGGTGTTGTTGGTAAAATGATATCTCCACAAAGTATTGCAGTTGCTTGTGCTGCTGTTGGCCTTGTAGGACGCGAGAGTGAATTATTTAAATATACAATTAAATATTCAATAGCTATGATTATTATAATTGGAATTTGGGTAAGTGTAATTGCATATTTTATGCCTGGAATTATACCACCTAGTATTCCTGTTAAGTAA
- a CDS encoding ribose-phosphate pyrophosphokinase, translating into MRGYTVFSGSANINFAQKVAQRLDCNLSDAGVKRFSDGEISVQIGESVRGKDVFIIQSTCAPANDNLMELLILTDALKRSSANSITAVIPYFGYARQDRKAAPRVPISAKLVADLMQTAGISRVATIDLHAGQIQGFFNIPVDNLYGSIIFNEHLKQRDLSNAVVASPDTGGIVRARSVAKALNLDLVIVDKRREKANESEVMNIIGDVDGKDVIIVDDMIDTAGTIIKAADAFKNRGAKNVIACCTHPVLSGSAYEKIENGALDELIVTDTIPLTKECKKITVLSVAPIFGEVIRRVYHNESVNGLFNN; encoded by the coding sequence ATGAGAGGTTATACCGTTTTTTCAGGTTCAGCAAATATTAACTTTGCTCAAAAGGTTGCCCAAAGGCTTGATTGTAATTTAAGTGATGCTGGAGTTAAGCGTTTTAGTGATGGAGAAATTAGTGTTCAAATTGGAGAAAGTGTGCGTGGTAAAGATGTATTTATTATCCAAAGCACTTGCGCACCAGCAAATGATAATTTAATGGAATTATTAATATTAACTGACGCATTAAAAAGAAGTTCAGCTAATTCAATCACTGCTGTAATTCCTTATTTTGGATATGCTAGACAAGATAGAAAAGCAGCTCCTAGAGTTCCAATTAGTGCAAAATTAGTAGCTGATTTAATGCAAACTGCAGGAATTAGCCGTGTAGCTACTATTGATTTACACGCTGGTCAAATTCAAGGATTTTTTAATATCCCTGTTGATAACTTATACGGAAGTATTATTTTTAACGAACATTTAAAACAAAGAGATTTAAGTAATGCTGTAGTTGCTAGTCCTGATACAGGTGGAATTGTTCGTGCTAGAAGTGTTGCTAAGGCATTAAATTTAGATTTAGTTATAGTTGATAAACGCCGTGAAAAAGCTAATGAAAGTGAAGTTATGAATATCATAGGTGATGTTGATGGAAAAGATGTAATTATAGTTGATGATATGATTGATACTGCAGGAACTATTATTAAGGCTGCTGATGCATTCAAAAATAGAGGTGCAAAAAATGTTATAGCATGTTGCACCCATCCAGTTTTAAGTGGAAGTGCATATGAAAAAATAGAAAATGGTGCTTTAGATGAGTTAATAGTAACCGATACTATACCGCTTACAAAAGAATGCAAAAAAATAACAGTTTTAAGTGTGGCTCCTATTTTTGGTGAAGTTATTCGCCGTGTTTATCATAATGAAAGTGTTAATGGACTATTTAATAACTAA
- a CDS encoding flavodoxin domain-containing protein, protein MKKVGIFYATKGGTTKAFAEQIAAKIGADVINIKDVEINALSEYKTLILMSSSYFFGALADDWGSKVKLLNTIDFSDKNVAIVGVGGQERHPDSFCSGVADFYDKLAFSGARFIGEVCSSDYNYTFSRLQFGKALRGLCLDKADGDKNEARINAWVENIKKYL, encoded by the coding sequence ATGAAAAAAGTTGGTATTTTTTATGCTACAAAAGGTGGTACTACTAAAGCTTTTGCAGAGCAAATTGCAGCAAAAATTGGTGCTGATGTTATAAATATTAAAGATGTTGAAATAAACGCATTATCAGAATATAAAACTTTAATCTTAATGAGTTCAAGCTATTTTTTTGGTGCTTTGGCTGATGATTGGGGAAGTAAAGTAAAATTATTAAATACTATTGATTTTAGCGATAAAAATGTAGCTATCGTAGGTGTTGGCGGACAAGAAAGACATCCTGATAGTTTTTGCTCTGGTGTAGCTGATTTTTATGATAAATTAGCTTTTAGTGGAGCAAGATTTATAGGCGAAGTTTGCTCAAGTGATTATAACTACACATTCTCAAGATTACAATTTGGAAAAGCTTTAAGAGGACTTTGCCTTGATAAAGCTGATGGGGATAAAAACGAAGCAAGAATTAATGCTTGGGTTGAAAATATTAAAAAATATTTATAA